Proteins encoded by one window of Paenibacillus urinalis:
- a CDS encoding glycoside hydrolase family 9 protein yields the protein MRNSNRKILVNQIGYPLRGNKLVILRGSSAVFHIRDTVTSEIVYSAHAQDGVEDLCSGDHLFQGDFSSFEEPGQYRIEDEEGNKSAPFMISEQPYNEVHAGLLKAFYYLRCGEDLDEEYAGVWKHKACHTSPGYVHTNPDQRLDGNGGWHDAGDYGKYVVAGAKALADLMLSWELYPEAFDYSIPLPESNDILPDVLHECRVELDFLLKMQDTVTGGSYHKLTTKQFPGLDVMPEEDEDDLVFAPISATATAASCAVMAAAARIYDTYDPEFAGRCLTSAKRSWTWLEAHPDEPGFKNPPDIYTGEYGDGCDLDERYWAATELYFSTGESVYHDAVKGYVQGDFPKCELGWADMGGYGTVRYLLADEQEKDTALYTDLKGHLMNEADRLLEIAKQDGYGISLMEDDYIWGSNMVVMNRAMLLLLSHKLCGNVEYEQAALGHVHYILGLNVLDLSYVTGFGERSVMHPHHRPSVGDGVDAPVPGMLAGGPNKHLNDECMRAHLQGKPAAACYIDDEDSYAGNEITIYWNSPAVFVFSHWNYA from the coding sequence GTGCGTAATTCGAATCGTAAAATTCTTGTTAATCAGATCGGCTACCCCTTGAGGGGGAACAAGCTCGTTATACTGAGAGGAAGCAGCGCTGTATTTCACATTCGGGATACAGTGACTTCAGAGATTGTTTACTCTGCTCATGCACAGGATGGAGTGGAGGATCTGTGCTCGGGTGATCATTTATTTCAAGGTGATTTTTCATCATTTGAAGAGCCTGGACAATACAGGATTGAAGATGAGGAAGGGAATAAATCTGCTCCATTTATGATATCCGAACAGCCTTATAATGAGGTTCATGCCGGACTATTGAAGGCCTTCTATTATTTGCGCTGTGGTGAAGACTTGGACGAAGAGTATGCGGGAGTGTGGAAGCATAAGGCATGTCATACTTCTCCGGGCTATGTTCATACGAATCCAGATCAGCGGCTTGACGGCAATGGAGGCTGGCACGATGCAGGCGATTACGGGAAATATGTTGTAGCAGGAGCAAAAGCGCTGGCCGATCTGATGCTTAGCTGGGAATTGTATCCGGAAGCCTTTGATTATTCCATTCCTCTGCCCGAATCGAATGACATACTGCCTGATGTGCTGCATGAATGCAGGGTAGAGCTGGACTTCTTGCTTAAGATGCAGGATACGGTCACCGGCGGGTCCTATCACAAGCTCACAACCAAGCAATTTCCCGGGCTTGATGTCATGCCGGAGGAGGACGAGGACGATCTTGTATTTGCCCCCATTTCTGCGACGGCAACAGCGGCCAGCTGTGCAGTGATGGCTGCAGCTGCAAGAATATACGATACCTATGATCCAGAGTTTGCTGGCAGATGTCTCACATCAGCCAAACGTTCCTGGACTTGGCTTGAGGCACATCCGGATGAGCCAGGATTTAAAAACCCCCCGGATATTTACACGGGTGAATATGGGGATGGGTGTGATCTCGATGAGCGGTATTGGGCTGCGACCGAGCTGTATTTTTCCACCGGTGAATCGGTATACCATGATGCGGTCAAAGGGTACGTGCAGGGGGATTTCCCTAAATGTGAATTGGGCTGGGCGGATATGGGCGGATATGGAACCGTTCGATATTTGCTGGCAGATGAGCAAGAGAAAGATACTGCCCTATACACTGACCTCAAGGGCCATCTCATGAATGAAGCAGATCGCTTGCTGGAGATCGCGAAGCAAGATGGCTATGGTATCTCCCTTATGGAAGACGATTATATCTGGGGGAGTAATATGGTTGTCATGAACAGAGCGATGCTACTTCTCTTGTCTCATAAATTATGTGGAAATGTGGAGTACGAACAGGCTGCACTTGGTCATGTTCATTATATATTAGGACTTAACGTACTTGATCTGTCTTATGTAACAGGGTTTGGAGAGCGTTCCGTTATGCATCCTCATCATCGGCCATCCGTAGGTGATGGTGTAGATGCACCAGTACCAGGCATGCTGGCTGGTGGACCAAACAAACATTTAAACGATGAATGCATGAGAGCTCATCTTCAAGGCAAGCCTGCTGCTGCTTGCTATATCGACGATGAGGATAGTTATGCGGGGAACGAAATCACGATTTACTGGAACTCACCAGCTGTATTTGTCTTCTCACATTGGAATTACGCTTAA
- a CDS encoding glycosyl hydrolase, with protein sequence MRGKNSWAVFLCILLISSMIPSNMKKMEAAPIIFEAENGVLTGVDVMTQFQGYSGTGYVGGFDAQNDKLSIQVSVPYTGLYNLGIGYQAPHGTKNTSLVLGGISQGEITLHETTNFGEVDAGKIMLQAGTTEISFISNWGWYYIDYVRLERAPDPPPHQINAALVNPDASSEAESLYNYLKSEYGQHILSGQQTLADANWIHSTLGKKPAVLGLDLMDYSPSRTERGTVSSDIEHAIEWDAGGGIVTFAWHWNAPKDLIDQPGKEWWRGFYTEATTFDIEYAMSHPDSQDYQLLIRDMDAIAVQLKRLQQENIPVLWRPLHEAEGGWFWWGAKGPEPAKELYRLMYDRFTNFHGLDNLIWVWNSENAAWYPGDQYVDIISVDSYPGAGNYGPVSSRYENLKTLVNDQKIIALTENGPIPDPDLLQAYHADWSWFVTWSGEFIRDGIQNSTQHLTKVYNSPYVITLDELPDWKNDY encoded by the coding sequence ATGCGTGGTAAGAATAGCTGGGCAGTATTTCTTTGTATTTTGCTGATTAGCAGTATGATACCTTCTAATATGAAGAAAATGGAGGCGGCTCCCATTATATTTGAAGCGGAGAATGGAGTATTAACAGGTGTTGATGTAATGACGCAATTTCAAGGCTATTCCGGTACCGGGTATGTAGGGGGATTTGATGCGCAGAACGATAAGCTGAGTATACAAGTGAGTGTACCGTATACAGGTCTTTACAATCTAGGTATTGGTTATCAGGCACCACACGGAACGAAGAATACGAGTCTTGTCTTGGGAGGAATATCACAAGGCGAGATCACACTTCATGAAACAACGAATTTCGGTGAAGTGGATGCAGGTAAAATTATGTTGCAGGCAGGTACAACAGAGATCAGCTTCATTAGTAATTGGGGCTGGTATTATATCGACTATGTGCGGCTGGAGAGAGCTCCGGATCCTCCTCCGCATCAAATCAATGCAGCACTTGTTAATCCAGATGCCAGCAGTGAGGCTGAATCGCTCTATAATTATTTGAAATCAGAGTATGGACAGCATATTCTGTCAGGACAGCAAACGCTGGCCGACGCGAATTGGATCCATAGCACACTTGGCAAGAAGCCGGCTGTACTAGGTCTTGATCTGATGGATTATTCACCTTCCAGAACAGAGCGGGGAACGGTATCCTCGGATATTGAGCATGCGATCGAGTGGGATGCCGGTGGCGGTATCGTAACCTTTGCGTGGCATTGGAATGCGCCAAAAGATCTGATCGATCAACCTGGAAAGGAGTGGTGGAGAGGCTTCTATACGGAAGCAACTACTTTTGATATTGAATATGCCATGTCACACCCAGATTCCCAGGATTACCAGCTGCTCATTCGTGATATGGATGCGATTGCTGTACAGCTCAAAAGACTGCAGCAGGAAAATATACCGGTACTGTGGAGACCGCTGCATGAGGCGGAAGGAGGATGGTTCTGGTGGGGCGCCAAGGGTCCGGAGCCTGCCAAAGAGCTGTACCGGCTGATGTATGACCGATTCACGAATTTCCATGGGCTCGATAATCTGATATGGGTATGGAATTCGGAGAATGCGGCCTGGTATCCAGGAGATCAATATGTAGATATCATCAGTGTTGACAGCTATCCAGGTGCTGGAAATTATGGACCGGTAAGCAGCCGTTATGAGAATCTGAAGACACTGGTGAACGATCAGAAGATCATTGCATTGACTGAGAATGGGCCTATTCCCGATCCGGATCTGCTGCAGGCCTATCATGCGGATTGGAGCTGGTTCGTGACTTGGTCTGGAGAGTTCATACGAGATGGTATTCAGAATAGTACACAGCATTTGACAAAGGTGTATAACAGTCCATATGTAATCACACTGGATGAACTGCCAGATTGGAAAAATGATTACTAG
- a CDS encoding carbohydrate ABC transporter permease, producing MRTRRITLSQKRSLLGILFISPWLLGFIFLFLTPMIQSIRFSLSELTVVSQGYELAYVGWSNFKEALLIDANYNRILTESVLQMIVNVPLILFFSLFSAVLLNQKFRGRGLARAIFFLPVILASGAVASAEASGLINLIGNATVAEETAGASSQFNTLSMVRLLNEAGVPLVITEYIVDAVMRIYEIIRSSGVQILIFLAALQSVPSSMYEVAKIEGATGYESFWKITFPMVSPLILTNVIYTVIDSFTTSPITQTIYTTAFQTQNFGLSASMSWIYTVVVGLLLFLIGFFISKRVHYN from the coding sequence ATGAGAACACGCCGTATAACCTTGTCTCAGAAGAGATCACTTCTCGGCATACTCTTCATTTCGCCATGGCTGCTCGGCTTTATCTTTCTATTTCTTACACCTATGATACAGTCGATTCGGTTCAGTCTTAGTGAGCTGACGGTGGTATCTCAAGGCTATGAGCTGGCGTATGTTGGCTGGAGCAACTTCAAAGAAGCACTGCTGATCGATGCAAATTACAACCGTATTCTGACGGAATCTGTATTGCAAATGATCGTTAATGTTCCGCTTATTCTGTTTTTCAGCCTGTTTTCGGCAGTGCTGCTCAATCAAAAGTTTAGAGGAAGAGGACTGGCGAGAGCGATCTTCTTCCTGCCTGTTATTCTGGCCTCGGGTGCAGTCGCATCTGCGGAAGCTTCAGGGCTAATTAACCTGATCGGTAATGCAACCGTGGCGGAAGAAACGGCGGGAGCCTCTTCTCAGTTCAATACACTATCCATGGTCCGTTTGTTGAATGAGGCGGGGGTTCCTCTTGTTATTACCGAGTATATTGTGGATGCCGTAATGAGAATCTACGAAATTATTCGCAGCTCGGGGGTACAGATCCTTATCTTCCTTGCTGCCCTGCAATCTGTGCCAAGCTCAATGTATGAAGTAGCCAAAATTGAAGGCGCAACAGGCTATGAATCCTTCTGGAAAATTACGTTCCCGATGGTCAGTCCCTTGATTTTGACGAATGTCATTTATACGGTGATCGATTCCTTCACAACAAGTCCAATTACACAAACGATCTACACGACGGCATTTCAGACGCAGAATTTTGGACTGAGCGCGTCGATGTCATGGATCTATACGGTCGTCGTTGGCCTATTGCTATTCTTGATTGGGTTCTTCATATCGAAGCGCGTTCATTACAATTAA
- a CDS encoding AAA family ATPase, giving the protein MPKTPLFIVTGASCVGKSSVVPYLRGLLPEFVVLDLHPDESLDSSISLGPVLQMAHQISMSDRGTVLVGTLTPEDVIESGYRELFSQVYFMNLHCSDEVRDHRLRDRGATPEIIWSNTRLAHRLLDSDNFSFSPPISTIDITAYSPEEAGKLIRKWVRNYWSSRYPLEIRAYT; this is encoded by the coding sequence ATGCCTAAGACACCCTTATTTATCGTGACAGGCGCAAGCTGTGTGGGGAAATCATCGGTTGTTCCTTATCTTCGAGGTTTACTTCCTGAGTTTGTAGTTCTTGACCTGCATCCGGATGAGAGCTTGGATTCTTCTATCTCATTAGGACCTGTGCTGCAAATGGCTCATCAAATTTCAATGAGTGATCGTGGCACGGTGCTTGTTGGCACCCTGACCCCGGAAGATGTTATTGAGAGTGGATACAGAGAACTGTTCAGCCAGGTTTATTTTATGAATCTGCATTGCAGTGATGAAGTGAGAGACCATAGACTTAGGGATCGTGGAGCGACGCCGGAGATAATATGGAGCAACACGAGACTCGCACATCGGCTGCTCGACAGTGACAATTTCTCGTTCAGTCCTCCCATATCAACAATAGACATTACCGCTTACTCTCCCGAAGAAGCTGGCAAGCTGATTCGCAAGTGGGTAAGAAATTACTGGAGCTCACGTTATCCGTTAGAAATTCGCGCATACACTTAA
- a CDS encoding AAA family ATPase: MYLKSVLLLQDKIQNREAYPFSIPSIHSMEEIQFRKPVSFFVGENGSGKSTLLEAIAYQCGFHTAGGGRNNLYDVEASESALGDYIRLSWMPKITKGFFLRAESFYQFASHIDSDPEHLPYYGGKSLHHQSHGESFLSLFVHRFGSQRAVYLLDEPEAALSPTRQLSLLRLIYDLREHAQFIIATHSPILLGYPDADIFSFDQTPIRPIAYEDTEHYQVTRRFLENKKQILNELFSDD; the protein is encoded by the coding sequence ATGTATTTAAAAAGCGTTCTACTGCTTCAGGACAAAATCCAGAACAGAGAAGCGTATCCTTTTTCGATACCTTCCATTCATAGTATGGAGGAAATTCAATTTCGTAAGCCAGTCTCATTTTTTGTGGGTGAAAATGGTTCTGGTAAATCAACGCTGCTTGAAGCCATTGCTTATCAATGCGGATTTCATACAGCTGGAGGAGGGAGAAACAATCTGTATGATGTTGAAGCCTCGGAATCTGCCTTAGGTGACTACATTAGACTGTCCTGGATGCCCAAAATTACGAAGGGATTCTTCCTGCGGGCAGAGTCCTTCTATCAATTTGCCTCCCACATCGATTCTGATCCTGAGCACTTGCCATATTATGGAGGTAAATCACTGCATCATCAGTCTCATGGGGAATCCTTCCTCAGCTTATTTGTTCATCGATTCGGAAGCCAGAGGGCTGTATATTTGCTGGATGAGCCCGAGGCTGCTTTGTCTCCAACTAGACAGCTGTCATTGCTTAGATTGATCTATGACTTAAGAGAGCATGCTCAGTTCATCATTGCAACGCATTCACCGATATTGCTGGGATATCCAGATGCTGATATTTTCAGCTTTGATCAAACGCCGATTCGTCCGATTGCATATGAAGATACGGAGCATTATCAGGTGACAAGAAGATTTTTGGAGAATAAAAAACAGATATTGAATGAGTTGTTCAGTGATGATTAG
- a CDS encoding class I SAM-dependent methyltransferase has protein sequence MNNKERFSDRVDSYVKYRPSYPVEAIDYMYGTIGMKPASTIADIGAGTGIMSELLLARGSTVIAVEPNMEMRLAAEARLSGNAQFRVQSSPAEETGLQDQSVDYIVCAQSFHWFDQRLAKEEFKRILKPEGKAVLIWNSRLTEGTPFLVKYDELLHTYGTDYNEVKHTNITSDMLRSFFKNGELHEAEFPNRQIFDYEGLSGRLQSSSYSPPPDHPNYEPMMNELRKLFDSYQQEGQVYFEYTTQIFWGEV, from the coding sequence ATGAATAATAAAGAACGTTTCTCAGATCGGGTCGATTCTTATGTGAAATATCGTCCAAGCTATCCGGTAGAAGCCATCGATTACATGTATGGAACAATAGGAATGAAGCCGGCAAGTACGATTGCCGATATCGGTGCAGGGACAGGGATTATGTCAGAGCTGCTGCTGGCTAGAGGGAGTACAGTGATTGCGGTCGAGCCAAACATGGAAATGCGGCTGGCAGCTGAAGCGAGGCTCTCGGGCAACGCTCAATTCAGAGTGCAGTCAAGCCCTGCGGAAGAGACGGGCCTGCAAGATCAGTCGGTTGATTATATCGTTTGTGCCCAGTCATTTCATTGGTTTGATCAGCGCTTGGCCAAAGAGGAGTTTAAGCGGATTCTGAAGCCGGAAGGGAAGGCAGTTCTGATATGGAATTCAAGACTTACCGAAGGTACGCCTTTCCTGGTCAAATATGATGAGCTGCTTCATACCTATGGAACGGATTACAATGAAGTAAAACATACTAATATTACTTCGGACATGCTGCGTTCCTTTTTTAAGAATGGAGAGCTGCATGAGGCGGAATTCCCTAATCGGCAAATCTTTGACTATGAAGGGTTAAGCGGCAGATTACAATCTTCTTCCTACAGCCCACCGCCAGACCACCCTAATTATGAGCCTATGATGAACGAGCTGCGGAAACTGTTTGATTCCTATCAACAGGAAGGACAAGTGTATTTTGAATATACGACACAAATCTTCTGGGGAGAAGTATAG
- a CDS encoding GNAT family N-acetyltransferase → MSMILERLDSEKTLEQWKKAFERHKIVRADSFYEQCLHENKIGLRVTLLVYLDEQILAGCAHLKFESDYLYFRAQGIPEINDVNIFPEFRRRGIGNQLIEEFESIAAYNSYDSIGIGMGLYKDFGAAQRIYCKRGYIPDGNGLMNHNREVALGDQVEVNDDLLLYFVKELGNAAPK, encoded by the coding sequence ATGTCAATGATTCTTGAGAGACTTGATTCAGAGAAAACACTCGAGCAATGGAAAAAAGCTTTTGAGCGCCACAAAATCGTACGTGCTGACTCATTCTATGAACAATGTCTGCATGAGAACAAAATCGGCCTTAGGGTCACACTTCTTGTGTACCTGGACGAGCAAATCCTTGCTGGCTGTGCACATTTGAAGTTTGAATCAGACTATTTGTATTTTAGAGCACAAGGTATACCGGAAATTAATGATGTGAACATTTTTCCTGAATTCCGGAGAAGAGGGATCGGTAATCAGCTGATCGAAGAATTTGAAAGTATTGCTGCCTATAACTCCTATGACAGTATTGGAATTGGTATGGGGCTTTACAAGGACTTTGGTGCTGCTCAGCGCATCTATTGCAAGAGAGGTTATATTCCAGATGGCAATGGTCTGATGAATCATAATCGGGAAGTGGCTCTAGGTGACCAGGTAGAGGTCAATGATGATCTACTGCTCTATTTCGTAAAAGAATTGGGTAATGCTGCTCCTAAATGA
- a CDS encoding beta-mannosidase: protein MHESKLLLNDWTFKSCEGEEWLPAVVPGCVHTDLLRNGQIPDPFYGTNEKLVQWIDKKDWEYKTLFDIPNELLEKEHIELVFNGLDTYAEVFINDNHVLSADNMFRTWEADIKPYAKSEGNKLRIVFRSPINEDLPKLEALGYPLPASNDQSEVGELGNKRVSIFARKAPYHYGWDWGPRFVTSGIWREVELRAWTGVRVADLYIHQHEVTKEAAALTAIVEIKADQPGDRVIRIATEQGEWSEKVSLVPGLQKVEIALNINNPKLWWSRGLGEAHLYTFTAQVLDQDAGTALAEASVKTGLRSIRLVRDKDEYGRSFYFELNGIPVFAKGANHIPNDSFVTEVTRERYRHEIESAAASNMNMLRVWGGGIYEQDVFYELCDEYGILVWQDFMFACSMYPGDEAFLTSVRHEAIDNVKRLRNHPSIALWCGNNEIDSAWAHYNEDAGWGWKKDYTHEQREKIWADYEAVFHKLLPEVLSELVPGTDYWPSSPIVSVTNDINQHASTSSIEGDVHYWGVWHNTEPFENYNIKLGRFMSEYGFQSFPEHKSVLRYATESDLELTSEVMRAHQKNGDGNRLIKEYMDMYMTEPKDFPSFLYMSQVLQADAMKMAIEAHRRNRPFVMGTLYWQMNDTWPVASWAGMDYYGNWKALQYYAKRSFADEMISIDGTKDNQVDFYLLSDLLRPIEGELQIRVVDFDGTIHHTETHAVSNPGNTTNLVLSLSLAELLQGHDPERTTAVAELLVNGQVVDVQRHYFAPFKDLKLGAAEVKITEVEGSSGTRFVLESNMLAKQVWVDSEAEGVFSDNFFDLLPGEVKEISFASRTYGDQAFAAASPGKVVVRSMSDFIKATHLLNK from the coding sequence ATGCATGAATCGAAGCTGCTGTTAAATGACTGGACATTTAAATCGTGTGAAGGAGAAGAATGGCTGCCAGCCGTCGTTCCGGGATGTGTTCATACGGATCTGCTGCGAAATGGCCAGATTCCTGACCCGTTCTATGGCACAAATGAAAAGCTTGTTCAATGGATTGATAAAAAAGATTGGGAATATAAAACGCTGTTTGATATACCGAATGAACTGCTAGAGAAGGAGCATATCGAGCTCGTGTTCAACGGACTTGATACATATGCGGAAGTGTTTATTAATGATAACCATGTATTGTCCGCAGACAATATGTTCCGCACTTGGGAAGCAGATATTAAGCCTTACGCCAAATCAGAAGGTAATAAACTGAGAATCGTATTCCGATCTCCGATCAATGAGGATTTGCCGAAGCTTGAAGCACTGGGATATCCACTGCCAGCTTCTAATGATCAGTCAGAGGTAGGAGAGCTGGGCAATAAGAGGGTTAGTATTTTTGCTAGAAAAGCGCCTTATCACTATGGCTGGGACTGGGGCCCGAGATTTGTAACGAGCGGCATATGGCGCGAGGTTGAGCTGAGAGCCTGGACGGGTGTACGGGTAGCAGACCTGTACATTCACCAGCACGAAGTGACGAAGGAAGCCGCTGCTCTGACAGCCATTGTGGAGATCAAGGCAGATCAGCCAGGAGACAGAGTCATTCGCATTGCTACAGAGCAAGGTGAGTGGAGTGAGAAGGTATCGCTGGTACCTGGACTTCAGAAAGTGGAAATTGCACTGAATATTAACAATCCTAAATTATGGTGGTCCAGAGGTCTTGGGGAAGCTCACTTGTACACGTTTACCGCTCAGGTGCTGGATCAGGATGCAGGAACAGCACTAGCTGAAGCTTCTGTCAAAACGGGGCTGCGCAGCATTCGTCTCGTCCGTGATAAGGATGAATACGGCAGATCCTTCTATTTTGAGCTCAATGGGATTCCGGTGTTTGCTAAAGGGGCTAACCATATTCCTAACGACAGCTTCGTTACCGAGGTAACCCGTGAGCGCTACAGACATGAGATTGAATCTGCAGCAGCTTCCAATATGAACATGCTTCGTGTATGGGGCGGCGGTATTTATGAGCAGGACGTATTCTATGAGCTATGTGATGAATATGGAATCCTGGTATGGCAGGACTTTATGTTTGCCTGCAGTATGTACCCGGGTGATGAAGCATTCCTTACGAGTGTTCGTCATGAAGCGATCGACAATGTCAAACGTTTACGCAATCATCCAAGTATCGCACTCTGGTGCGGTAATAACGAGATTGACTCGGCTTGGGCGCACTACAATGAAGATGCTGGCTGGGGCTGGAAAAAGGATTATACGCACGAGCAGCGTGAGAAAATCTGGGCCGATTATGAAGCTGTCTTCCATAAACTGCTTCCAGAAGTATTGTCAGAACTCGTTCCAGGTACAGATTATTGGCCATCATCACCGATTGTTTCGGTTACCAACGATATTAACCAGCATGCTTCTACGAGCTCAATCGAAGGGGATGTCCATTATTGGGGAGTATGGCATAACACGGAGCCTTTCGAGAATTACAATATCAAATTGGGCCGTTTCATGAGCGAATACGGATTCCAATCCTTCCCTGAGCACAAATCTGTTCTTCGTTATGCAACAGAGTCGGATCTTGAGCTGACTTCCGAAGTGATGCGCGCTCATCAGAAGAATGGGGATGGAAACCGCCTCATTAAAGAATATATGGATATGTATATGACGGAGCCGAAGGATTTTCCTTCCTTCCTCTATATGAGCCAGGTGCTCCAAGCGGATGCAATGAAGATGGCCATTGAGGCACACCGCAGAAACAGACCATTTGTTATGGGAACTTTATATTGGCAAATGAATGATACATGGCCTGTCGCTTCTTGGGCAGGAATGGACTATTACGGCAACTGGAAAGCACTGCAATATTACGCTAAACGCAGCTTTGCCGACGAAATGATCTCCATTGACGGAACCAAGGATAACCAAGTTGACTTCTACTTGCTGTCTGATCTGCTCCGTCCAATAGAAGGTGAACTGCAAATTCGAGTTGTCGATTTTGACGGTACGATTCATCATACCGAGACACATGCGGTTAGTAATCCGGGGAATACCACGAATCTTGTTCTGTCTCTCTCACTTGCGGAGCTGCTTCAAGGTCATGATCCGGAACGTACAACGGCCGTTGCTGAGCTGTTGGTTAACGGTCAAGTCGTTGATGTACAGCGTCACTATTTTGCTCCGTTCAAGGATTTGAAGCTGGGCGCTGCCGAAGTGAAGATAACTGAAGTCGAAGGCTCGAGTGGAACTCGCTTTGTCTTGGAATCCAATATGCTGGCGAAGCAGGTATGGGTGGATAGTGAAGCGGAAGGGGTATTCAGTGATAATTTCTTCGATTTGCTTCCAGGTGAAGTCAAAGAAATATCGTTTGCTTCCCGTACTTATGGAGATCAAGCGTTTGCAGCGGCATCACCAGGTAAAGTGGTCGTTCGCTCCATGTCAGATTTCATTAAAGCCACTCATTTATTGAATAAATAA
- a CDS encoding GNAT family N-acetyltransferase gives MENIQIREVQVQDAEQLLRLNQELDRETKFMLYEPGERNATIESQTKRIKGMLESGHSTLLLAVNAEGNVIGQLGIIGSELQRKKHVVYMIIGILQHYTGQGVGARLFRAMEEWCRLRRIHRIELTVMAHNEAAIALYHKMGFEMEGKKRHSLIVDGQYVDELYMAKMV, from the coding sequence ATGGAGAATATACAGATCAGAGAGGTACAGGTACAAGATGCCGAGCAGCTGCTCAGGCTGAATCAGGAGCTGGACCGGGAGACAAAGTTTATGCTGTATGAACCGGGGGAAAGAAATGCAACGATCGAATCCCAGACGAAGCGAATTAAGGGGATGCTGGAATCAGGGCACTCTACATTGCTATTAGCTGTGAATGCAGAAGGTAATGTGATCGGGCAGCTGGGTATCATTGGCTCTGAGCTGCAGCGCAAGAAGCACGTTGTGTACATGATCATTGGCATATTACAGCACTATACCGGCCAAGGTGTCGGTGCGAGGCTGTTTCGGGCGATGGAGGAATGGTGCAGGCTGCGCAGGATTCACCGGATTGAGCTGACGGTGATGGCTCATAATGAAGCTGCGATCGCCTTGTATCACAAGATGGGATTTGAAATGGAGGGCAAGAAGCGTCATTCATTGATCGTGGATGGACAGTATGTAGATGAATTGTATATGGCCAAAATGGTCTGA
- a CDS encoding carbohydrate ABC transporter permease codes for MQEIKRIGRSEAVVFRMQRTKNKVMNVLWDIFRYLLIIGISFVILYPIMMKVSTAFKDKVDIYNPTIYMIPVNFTLDNIKLAAEVMNYFPLLGSTLVYVVVIMLLTTLSTALAGYGFARFEFPGSKILFGAVILTILVPSSTLMVPMYLHFRNFDIMGIITLLTGREGVNLLNTYWPSMITAATATGLKAGLFIYIFRQFFKGLPKEIEEAALIDGAGGIKTFIRIMLPNAIPPMITVMLFSFVWTYNDTFYPSLFMSDSSLMSLKVASLPSQVNLIIPQLMGLSGTDIKADPNHVAMIVDTGILLAIAPLIILYLFVQRYFVESVERTGVVG; via the coding sequence ATGCAGGAAATCAAAAGAATCGGACGCAGCGAAGCGGTCGTATTTCGAATGCAGCGTACAAAAAACAAAGTGATGAACGTGCTCTGGGACATTTTTCGTTATTTGCTCATTATCGGCATTTCCTTTGTCATCCTCTATCCCATCATGATGAAGGTATCTACGGCTTTTAAAGATAAAGTAGATATATATAATCCGACGATCTATATGATACCGGTGAACTTTACACTAGATAATATTAAGCTTGCAGCTGAGGTAATGAACTATTTCCCTCTGCTTGGGAGCACGCTGGTTTATGTGGTCGTAATCATGCTGCTGACGACATTATCCACGGCTCTTGCCGGTTACGGATTTGCCAGATTTGAGTTCCCGGGGAGTAAAATTTTGTTTGGAGCGGTGATTCTGACCATTCTGGTGCCTTCCAGCACACTAATGGTGCCGATGTATCTTCATTTCAGAAATTTCGACATCATGGGAATCATTACTTTGTTAACGGGTAGGGAAGGGGTTAATCTCCTCAATACGTACTGGCCATCGATGATTACGGCTGCAACTGCGACCGGACTCAAGGCAGGGCTGTTCATCTATATTTTTCGTCAATTCTTTAAGGGTCTGCCGAAGGAGATCGAAGAAGCGGCCTTGATTGATGGAGCAGGAGGAATCAAGACCTTTATCCGAATCATGCTGCCAAACGCCATTCCTCCGATGATCACTGTCATGCTGTTCTCATTTGTATGGACGTACAATGATACCTTCTATCCATCCTTGTTCATGAGCGACAGCAGTCTGATGTCGCTGAAGGTGGCTTCGCTTCCTTCGCAGGTCAATCTGATTATTCCACAGCTGATGGGATTGTCGGGGACAGACATTAAGGCGGATCCAAACCATGTAGCAATGATTGTGGATACCGGTATTCTGCTGGCGATTGCCCCACTGATCATTTTATATCTATTCGTACAGCGCTACTTTGTCGAAAGTGTGGAGCGTACGGGTGTAGTTGGTTAA